From Enterococcus mediterraneensis, the proteins below share one genomic window:
- a CDS encoding helix-turn-helix domain-containing protein: MEAIKLMISEEQEEMFLKQFYQIATKAIEKAQENAGMTREYLNQKEMAEYLNVSENFLKNAVRNEGLPVVELGARKFYSKKAVNEFMFARMKRGESFERR; this comes from the coding sequence GTGGAAGCAATAAAATTAATGATCTCAGAAGAGCAGGAGGAAATGTTTCTGAAGCAGTTTTATCAAATTGCTACAAAAGCTATTGAAAAGGCTCAAGAAAATGCTGGTATGACAAGGGAATATCTCAATCAAAAAGAAATGGCAGAATACTTAAATGTGAGCGAAAACTTTTTAAAAAATGCTGTAAGAAATGAGGGATTACCTGTGGTTGAATTGGGGGCAAGAAAATTTTATTCGAAAAAGGCAGTTAATGAGTTTATGTTTGCTCGAATGAAGAGAGGTGAAAGTTTTGAGAGAAGATGA
- a CDS encoding helix-turn-helix domain-containing protein encodes MKPNLSLTSERIRKIIESKGLTLERFGDLIGDTPISSVNNWLRGVSLPNKNRLLTIANIGNTSADWIKWGTLEEYIASYLIDSGYELYIKDFPEIPHKVFNDIQERYSDTFSLDKDYELLNPIIKNIFSKYYSKDFEIYLNEILANDINPLIEEYASQKHSISKELFFKRANSRLQDKIRNGDFKYGEKEILIDSSKQLLNEMDLAYQDISQYSSVEDFFYKITKNQFETEKFISDLSKKYNFPYEKNSIIAKFLTNNHDKFKSN; translated from the coding sequence ATGAAACCTAATCTATCATTAACTAGTGAACGTATTAGAAAAATTATCGAATCCAAAGGTCTGACATTAGAACGATTCGGTGATTTAATTGGAGACACACCAATAAGTTCCGTTAATAATTGGCTTAGAGGTGTGTCTTTACCCAATAAAAATAGGCTTTTAACAATTGCAAATATTGGAAACACTAGTGCAGACTGGATTAAATGGGGAACTTTGGAAGAATACATAGCTTCATACCTTATAGATTCAGGGTATGAGCTATATATTAAGGACTTCCCAGAGATACCTCACAAAGTCTTTAATGATATTCAAGAAAGATATAGTGATACGTTTTCGCTAGATAAAGACTATGAGTTATTGAATCCTATAATAAAAAATATATTTTCAAAATATTACTCAAAAGATTTTGAAATTTATCTAAATGAGATACTTGCTAATGATATCAATCCTCTTATCGAAGAGTATGCTAGTCAAAAACACTCTATCTCTAAAGAGCTATTTTTCAAAAGAGCCAACAGTAGACTTCAAGATAAGATAAGAAATGGGGATTTCAAATACGGTGAAAAAGAAATACTGATTGATTCTTCAAAACAGCTATTAAACGAAATGGACTTAGCCTATCAAGATATTTCACAGTATTCATCTGTCGAGGATTTCTTTTATAAAATTACTAAAAACCAATTTGAAACAGAAAAATTTATTTCTGATCTTAGCAAAAAATACAATTTCCCATATGAGAAAAATAGTATAATCGCAAAATTTCTAACTAATAATCACGATAAATTTAAAAGCAATTGA
- a CDS encoding SpaA isopeptide-forming pilin-related protein produces the protein MKKRNYFIVFCLFSLFFVTYFHFQKGETVAANEESTIEVLNNEYGKVSIRKIDHQLTILYRLNAQTQETRFLFQLHSKDAPETNLLSSYVSQEYQEYTDEQQRKWLAGYFSQTIEEKEWTIELPSTSKEFQLNIQIEEKTGQLLLSEPVSFSFSIDNKNQETAQTNEKTSETSTSYENHEISDDSSLDKDEYRPFEQPQLFNAQLKPKGLATIEPEYTTDEQGTYPKAMWQPDNSQYVRNHQGNRQGQQQWDGLNGWDGNPTNRNNSYIEYGGEKEDADYAIRKFAKETATPGLFDLYLNVRGNTQKNITPLDLVLVVDWSGSMNDNNRIGEVKIGVDRFVDTLADSGITDKINMGYVGYSSEGYSYSNGAVQMGSFDSVKNQVKSITPSWTNGGTFTQKGLRDAGDMLSVPNGHKKVIVLLTDGVPTFSYKVQRVHAQSSSNYYGTQFSNTQDQPGNTSRIARSYDAPDQNNLSRRIDSTFIATIGEAMALKERGIEIHGLGIQLQSDPAAGLSKAEVESRMRQMVSSDEKGDLYYESADHATDISEYLAKKAVQISATVSNGQINDPIAEPFIYQPGTLSVKSVGTNPTTVTPTISIDGNTIKSNQIYLGKDQEIQIHYQVRIQTENEDFHPNFWYQMNGRTTFQPSIDTDELAEFGIPSAKAPGVNLHIKKLWEEFDNNPANRPDQVTFEIQRNHTTDAAAWKNGYIRITKPAKDTTNSWERADVDKLSANSGESYQEILSLPQYNNQGQAFSYQTIKELPVPGYDSQQIDALTWKNTKQFTPLDLKITKNSSTGEKDLIGAVFKLTGDSIDTLLTDNGDGTYSLPENVKLQKEMTYTLTETKAPEGHELSKKTTWEIKIASEGTVTIDGKTVTTSDDTIQLAIENPFVEIPIAVRKYAMQGTDKEINLKGAAFSLQKKEANGTYQPMDSQTTNEKGLASFDSLTPGKYRVVETAGPAGYDTSPGNYEFQIDKYGKIIYTGKNTEMTNNVWTLTHQNRLKAFDLTVHKKEDNGQTLKGAKFRLQGPEMDLELPKDGQETDTFLFENLKPGTYKLTETFTPEGYQGLKDPVTIIIKEDGSIQVGGQEYESVLSPGAKNNQISLDITNQAKVPLPETGGIGRLGIYLVGMIGCAFSIWYLFLKKERGGC, from the coding sequence ATGAAGAAGCGAAATTATTTTATCGTTTTCTGTCTATTTTCTCTATTTTTCGTCACCTATTTCCATTTCCAAAAAGGGGAGACTGTGGCAGCCAATGAAGAATCAACCATAGAAGTATTAAATAATGAATACGGCAAAGTAAGTATTAGGAAAATAGATCATCAGCTAACGATCTTGTATCGATTAAATGCGCAAACGCAAGAAACCCGATTTTTATTCCAGCTACATTCAAAAGATGCACCTGAAACGAATCTGCTTTCCTCTTATGTTTCTCAGGAATATCAAGAATACACAGATGAACAACAACGAAAATGGCTAGCAGGTTATTTTTCTCAAACTATTGAAGAAAAAGAATGGACCATTGAGTTGCCGAGTACGAGCAAAGAATTTCAACTCAATATTCAGATAGAAGAAAAAACGGGTCAGTTACTTTTATCCGAACCTGTTTCCTTTTCATTTTCTATAGATAATAAGAATCAGGAAACTGCACAAACAAATGAAAAAACGTCTGAAACATCAACTTCTTATGAAAATCATGAGATATCGGATGATTCATCGTTAGATAAAGACGAATATCGTCCGTTTGAACAACCACAATTATTTAATGCACAGTTGAAACCTAAGGGGTTAGCTACGATTGAACCAGAATATACCACAGATGAGCAAGGAACATACCCTAAGGCAATGTGGCAACCGGATAATAGTCAATATGTGCGTAATCATCAGGGCAATCGCCAAGGACAACAGCAATGGGACGGGCTGAATGGGTGGGATGGCAATCCAACCAATCGCAACAATTCTTATATTGAATATGGTGGGGAAAAAGAGGATGCCGATTATGCCATCCGAAAATTTGCCAAAGAGACAGCGACTCCTGGATTGTTTGACTTGTATCTGAATGTTCGAGGAAATACTCAAAAAAATATCACTCCTCTTGATCTCGTATTGGTCGTAGACTGGTCTGGAAGTATGAACGACAATAATCGGATCGGTGAAGTAAAGATTGGTGTCGATCGTTTTGTCGATACTTTAGCAGATAGCGGTATCACAGACAAAATCAATATGGGATATGTCGGCTACTCAAGCGAAGGATATAGCTACAGTAACGGTGCAGTACAGATGGGTTCATTTGATTCAGTGAAAAATCAAGTAAAATCCATTACACCTTCATGGACAAATGGCGGTACTTTTACACAAAAAGGACTAAGAGATGCAGGAGACATGCTATCCGTTCCAAATGGACATAAAAAAGTGATCGTTTTGCTGACGGATGGTGTACCAACATTTTCCTATAAAGTACAGCGGGTACACGCACAATCAAGCAGCAATTATTACGGAACTCAGTTTTCTAATACGCAAGATCAGCCGGGAAATACTTCTCGAATTGCAAGAAGCTATGATGCACCTGACCAAAACAATCTATCCAGAAGAATCGACAGTACGTTTATCGCAACCATCGGAGAAGCGATGGCACTCAAAGAACGAGGAATCGAAATACATGGTCTTGGCATCCAACTTCAAAGCGATCCGGCAGCTGGTCTCTCAAAAGCAGAAGTAGAGTCTCGTATGCGACAAATGGTTTCATCAGATGAAAAAGGCGATCTTTACTATGAATCAGCTGATCATGCAACAGATATCTCTGAATACCTAGCCAAAAAAGCTGTACAGATCTCAGCAACTGTAAGTAATGGACAAATAAATGATCCAATCGCAGAACCATTTATTTATCAACCTGGTACACTTTCAGTCAAAAGCGTGGGAACAAACCCTACAACAGTTACTCCAACTATTTCTATAGACGGAAATACAATCAAGAGCAATCAGATTTATTTAGGAAAAGACCAAGAAATCCAAATTCATTACCAAGTGAGGATCCAGACAGAAAATGAGGACTTCCACCCGAATTTCTGGTATCAAATGAACGGTAGGACGACTTTCCAACCAAGTATTGACACTGACGAATTAGCTGAATTCGGTATACCATCTGCTAAAGCTCCCGGAGTCAATCTTCACATCAAAAAATTATGGGAAGAATTTGACAATAATCCAGCTAATCGTCCAGATCAAGTCACTTTTGAAATCCAACGGAACCATACAACAGATGCTGCAGCTTGGAAAAACGGATATATCCGCATCACTAAACCAGCTAAAGATACTACAAATTCGTGGGAACGTGCAGACGTCGACAAACTCTCTGCAAATAGTGGAGAAAGTTATCAAGAGATACTATCACTGCCTCAATATAATAATCAAGGTCAAGCATTCAGTTACCAAACAATCAAAGAACTACCTGTACCAGGATATGATTCTCAACAAATAGATGCACTGACATGGAAGAATACTAAACAATTCACACCGTTAGACTTAAAAATAACGAAAAATTCCTCTACAGGAGAAAAGGATCTCATTGGCGCTGTTTTCAAATTAACAGGAGATTCTATTGATACTTTACTAACTGATAATGGTGATGGGACCTATTCTCTTCCGGAAAATGTCAAATTGCAAAAAGAAATGACTTATACACTGACAGAAACAAAAGCTCCAGAAGGTCATGAATTAAGCAAGAAGACTACTTGGGAAATCAAGATTGCTTCTGAGGGTACGGTAACCATTGATGGAAAAACAGTCACTACTTCCGATGATACGATCCAGTTGGCCATTGAAAATCCTTTTGTTGAAATTCCTATAGCAGTACGTAAGTATGCGATGCAAGGGACGGACAAAGAGATAAATCTTAAAGGAGCAGCATTTTCCCTACAGAAAAAAGAAGCAAATGGTACTTATCAGCCAATGGACAGCCAAACAACGAATGAAAAAGGTCTTGCCAGTTTTGATTCACTCACACCTGGTAAATATCGAGTCGTTGAAACAGCTGGTCCTGCTGGATATGATACTTCGCCGGGAAATTATGAATTCCAAATCGATAAATATGGAAAAATCATTTACACGGGAAAAAATACCGAGATGACAAATAATGTATGGACGCTCACTCATCAAAATCGACTAAAAGCGTTTGATCTAACGGTACACAAAAAAGAAGACAACGGACAGACATTAAAAGGAGCAAAATTCAGACTGCAGGGACCAGAAATGGACTTAGAATTGCCAAAAGATGGACAAGAAACGGACACCTTTCTATTCGAAAATTTAAAACCTGGAACTTATAAGCTGACCGAAACCTTTACACCAGAAGGATACCAAGGACTAAAAGATCCAGTTACTATCATCATAAAAGAAGATGGGTCGATTCAAGTGGGTGGACAAGAGTATGAGTCTGTTCTTTCCCCAGGAGCCAAAAACAACCAGATTTCTTTAGACATCACGAATCAGGCAAAAGTACCATTACCTGAAACGGGAGGAATTGGCCGCTTAGGAATCTATCTAGTAGGGATGATTGGTTGTGCGTTTTCTATTTGGTATCTTTTTTTGAAAAAAGAAAGAGGGGGCTGCTAA
- a CDS encoding tyrosine-type recombinase/integrase, whose product MATFFSYKLQNGEKYWGFETYLGKDPKTGKDIRTKRRRFKSKAEAQIALNRLLVDFKEKQEFKINVTTFQELYELWIDNYRTRVKPSSVAVAQRFCNNHILPAFGELRLDKISVSYCQKQVNEWHKTLKQYGFLRKTTAQIFKFGVAMEVCKDNPMSKTLLPRKIEEEQPLKFYTKDQLQLFLQNTKENNSVKLYTFFRLLAYTGMRKSETLALQWEDIDYFNKTITIGKTIAQDEFNQVVLQVPKTKNSSRTIQLDDFTLKQLRIWQQEQMKIMILYGYNTNSPKQFLFTTNTNKLYYPQVVNDWLDWIYKKTPMEPQITPHGFRHTHCSLLFESGASIKEVQERLGHKDIKTTMNIYAHVTPQSIKKTGDRFSKFMGE is encoded by the coding sequence ATGGCCACATTTTTTAGTTATAAATTACAAAATGGCGAAAAATATTGGGGATTTGAAACTTATTTAGGAAAAGATCCCAAGACTGGAAAAGATATACGTACAAAGCGTAGAAGATTCAAATCAAAAGCTGAGGCACAAATAGCACTTAATAGACTACTTGTAGACTTTAAAGAAAAACAAGAGTTTAAAATCAATGTTACAACTTTTCAAGAGTTATATGAATTATGGATTGATAACTACAGAACGAGAGTAAAACCATCTTCCGTTGCCGTTGCTCAACGTTTTTGCAATAACCATATATTACCTGCTTTTGGGGAATTACGATTGGATAAAATAAGTGTTAGTTATTGTCAAAAACAGGTTAATGAATGGCACAAAACATTAAAACAATATGGTTTCTTGAGAAAAACAACTGCTCAAATATTTAAATTTGGAGTAGCAATGGAAGTCTGTAAAGATAATCCTATGTCTAAAACATTGCTTCCAAGAAAAATTGAAGAAGAACAACCCTTGAAGTTTTATACGAAAGATCAATTACAACTATTTTTACAGAATACTAAAGAAAATAATTCAGTTAAACTGTACACTTTTTTCCGTTTATTAGCTTATACAGGAATGCGTAAAAGCGAGACATTGGCGCTTCAATGGGAAGATATAGACTATTTCAATAAAACAATAACAATTGGTAAAACTATCGCTCAAGACGAGTTTAATCAAGTAGTTCTACAAGTACCTAAAACTAAAAATTCATCAAGAACGATTCAGCTTGATGATTTTACACTTAAACAACTGCGTATTTGGCAACAAGAACAAATGAAAATAATGATCTTATATGGCTATAACACGAATTCACCAAAGCAGTTTCTTTTCACTACAAACACAAACAAGCTGTACTACCCCCAAGTAGTAAACGATTGGTTAGACTGGATTTACAAAAAGACACCGATGGAGCCTCAAATTACTCCACATGGATTTAGGCATACCCACTGTAGCTTATTGTTTGAAAGTGGTGCTTCGATAAAAGAAGTACAAGAACGATTAGGTCACAAAGATATTAAAACTACCATGAATATCTATGCTCATGTCACACCACAATCTATTAAGAAAACAGGTGACCGATTTTCAAAATTTATGGGCGAATAA
- a CDS encoding helix-turn-helix domain-containing protein has protein sequence MLFLKEEKIIDRENVIGSNIRRFRVEKGIGQTELVRDLQLRKIAITRETLVKIESGRQHIKLDQLRAIRDVLQVSYEDLLQ, from the coding sequence GTGCTATTCTTGAAAGAGGAAAAAATTATTGATAGAGAAAATGTAATCGGTAGCAATATTAGACGATTCCGAGTAGAAAAAGGAATCGGTCAAACCGAGCTAGTTAGAGACCTACAGCTTAGAAAAATCGCTATAACTAGGGAAACATTGGTTAAGATTGAAAGCGGCCGCCAACACATTAAGTTGGATCAATTGAGAGCTATTAGGGATGTTCTACAGGTGTCTTATGAAGACTTGCTTCAATAA
- a CDS encoding helix-turn-helix domain-containing protein, whose product MIEKIFLDDHARMKLSVYGKVMTLRPGEYSLDHVRENLDFYFSATRFKKILCDIQDDLEQFTDIKLLHNKNKLSIPEQLVQYIQYQNYLSTESVPYKLLISLLTEQDENLAAFCNRQFISRSTCFRQTKKLAEYLKEYNINLNLSNLTLSGSEMLIRIIFFNFFWFVSLGESLDSIPYSQEVRALIYKHEGSQHKNKFDLGKKQASLHCLICLLRIENNHFTDIYRLSRDSFIPSETNIDFFYDFFKIANLRLDILEVNSLFYLFYYWPLLTSNQDIRVPIVHHSYEQPSNEVKDILEEFQKHCQTFIGTLQFEKEPALLLNLYLSIGNFSMFKQKIPLTTLFISSYIKDKYPLLRILTIKIEGFWKKIAQRKNYTWLKSCVSELAFLQTSLLYPYYSEIDENYKLKVGFVNVSEHLISEEILNLGKKIPFVDIELLTLPITEEYDFFIFGSPLLIPAGLDSSKYTVLDFCHYSDFETDLYQRLLEVHHLKLQNLFSN is encoded by the coding sequence TTGATTGAAAAAATTTTTTTAGATGACCATGCGAGAATGAAATTAAGCGTGTATGGAAAGGTGATGACCTTACGGCCGGGGGAATATAGTTTAGATCATGTACGAGAAAACTTAGATTTCTATTTCAGTGCGACTCGTTTCAAAAAAATCCTATGTGATATACAAGATGATTTAGAACAATTTACTGATATTAAACTGTTACATAATAAAAATAAGTTATCCATTCCTGAACAACTTGTTCAATATATCCAATACCAAAATTACCTATCAACAGAAAGTGTTCCTTATAAATTATTGATCAGTCTTCTGACCGAACAAGATGAAAATCTTGCAGCTTTTTGCAATCGCCAATTTATCAGCCGCTCAACGTGTTTTCGGCAAACAAAAAAATTGGCTGAATATTTGAAGGAATACAATATCAACTTGAATTTATCGAATCTTACCTTATCTGGTTCTGAAATGCTGATTCGCATCATCTTTTTCAATTTCTTTTGGTTTGTTTCATTAGGGGAAAGCCTGGATAGCATTCCTTACAGCCAAGAAGTTCGTGCATTGATTTATAAGCACGAAGGATCGCAACACAAGAATAAGTTTGATTTAGGAAAAAAACAAGCCAGCCTCCATTGCCTGATTTGTTTGCTGAGGATCGAAAATAATCATTTTACGGATATCTATAGATTATCAAGAGATTCCTTTATTCCAAGCGAAACAAACATTGACTTTTTTTACGACTTCTTCAAAATTGCGAATCTTCGTTTAGATATCTTAGAGGTAAACTCTTTGTTTTACTTATTCTATTACTGGCCGCTTCTTACCTCTAATCAAGACATTCGTGTGCCGATCGTTCATCATTCGTATGAACAACCGAGCAATGAGGTCAAAGATATCTTAGAGGAATTTCAGAAGCATTGTCAGACATTTATTGGTACACTCCAGTTTGAAAAAGAGCCAGCTTTGCTTTTGAATCTCTATCTATCAATTGGTAATTTTAGCATGTTCAAGCAAAAAATTCCTTTGACCACACTATTTATCTCTTCTTATATTAAAGATAAATACCCACTTTTACGTATCTTGACAATCAAAATCGAAGGTTTTTGGAAAAAAATCGCACAACGAAAAAACTATACATGGCTGAAATCATGCGTAAGTGAATTAGCCTTTCTACAAACCAGTTTACTTTATCCGTATTATTCAGAAATCGATGAAAACTATAAATTGAAAGTTGGGTTTGTTAACGTATCTGAACATCTGATTTCCGAAGAAATCTTGAATTTAGGAAAGAAAATCCCCTTTGTAGATATCGAGCTACTCACACTTCCCATCACTGAAGAATATGACTTTTTCATCTTTGGTTCACCTCTACTGATTCCTGCTGGTCTTGATTCTTCTAAGTATACAGTCCTTGATTTTTGTCATTACAGCGATTTTGAAACTGATCTGTATCAACGTCTTTTAGAAGTTCATCATCTCAAATTACAAAATTTGTTCTCTAATTAG
- a CDS encoding helix-turn-helix domain-containing protein, whose protein sequence is MSDEQKIQRNYYAIIPANVRYDRDLITSSKLLYGEITALCNEKGFCWAKTQYFQDLYGVSRVSIQKWLKSLEANGYISREVIYKDNSKEVDKRVIRIVNTPDKEKLATPLTKVNTPSKEKLTENNTSNNTINEEEDINIKEIYTKVSVLYEENNDDGRKLLQVYHYLKNANVYIDDIRKIIEFLYENTQYLNAQCIITQHKACVFQAKTDEGLFDYAKFFLNGLQIRYKNQLLENIETTDQFNKAFGIKELPKIPMHNWLEGEKT, encoded by the coding sequence ATGAGTGATGAACAAAAGATTCAAAGAAATTACTATGCTATCATCCCCGCTAATGTTAGATATGACCGAGACTTAATTACAAGTTCAAAGCTTTTGTATGGTGAAATCACTGCTTTATGCAATGAAAAAGGATTTTGCTGGGCGAAAACACAGTATTTTCAAGATTTATACGGCGTTAGTAGGGTATCTATTCAAAAATGGCTTAAATCTTTAGAAGCAAATGGCTACATTTCGAGAGAAGTTATATATAAAGACAATTCGAAGGAGGTAGATAAAAGAGTTATAAGAATTGTTAACACCCCTGACAAAGAAAAGTTAGCTACCCCGCTAACAAAAGTTAACACCCCTAGCAAAGAAAAGTTAACAGAGAATAATACATCTAATAATACAATTAATGAAGAAGAGGATATTAATATAAAAGAAATTTACACTAAGGTTAGTGTTCTTTATGAAGAAAATAATGACGATGGTCGAAAATTATTACAAGTGTATCACTATTTGAAAAACGCTAATGTATATATAGATGATATCAGAAAAATCATTGAATTTTTATATGAAAATACTCAGTATCTTAACGCTCAATGCATTATAACACAACATAAAGCATGTGTTTTTCAAGCGAAAACAGACGAAGGACTATTCGATTACGCAAAATTTTTTCTAAATGGACTTCAAATTAGATATAAAAATCAGCTTTTAGAAAATATAGAGACTACAGATCAATTCAATAAAGCATTCGGAATTAAAGAGTTACCTAAAATCCCTATGCATAATTGGTTAGAAGGAGAAAAAACATGA
- the sufB gene encoding Fe-S cluster assembly protein SufB, whose translation MGVPELEEYRFGFHDDVEPVYSTGKGLTEDVVREISRVKGEPEWMLEFRLKSLAVYNKMPMQSWGPDLSDIDFDAIKYYQKPSDKPARDWEDVPDKIKETFERIGIPEAERAYLAGASAQYESEVVYHNMKEEFTKLGIVFTDTDSALKEYPELFKEYFSKLVPPTDNKLAALNSAVWSGGTFIYVPKGVKVDVPMQTYFRINAENTGQFERTLIIVDEGASVHYVEGCTAPTYSSNNLHAAIVEIFTRKDAYCRYTTIQNWSDNVYNLVTKRAKAYEGATVEWIDGNLGAKTTMKYPSVYLDGKGARGTMLSIAFAGANQIQDTGAKMIHNAPNTSSSIVSKSISKDGGEVNYRGQVTFGKKSTGSISHIECDTIIMDELSKSDTIPFNEIHNSQVSLEHEAKVSKISEEQLFYLMSRGLSEAEATEMIVMGFVEPFTKELPMEYAVELNRLISYEMEGSVG comes from the coding sequence ATGGGAGTTCCTGAATTAGAAGAATATAGATTTGGCTTTCATGATGATGTCGAACCAGTCTATAGTACTGGTAAAGGATTGACAGAAGACGTAGTTCGCGAAATCTCGCGGGTCAAAGGCGAACCTGAATGGATGCTGGAATTCCGCTTGAAATCATTGGCAGTCTATAACAAAATGCCGATGCAAAGCTGGGGTCCGGATTTATCCGACATCGATTTTGATGCCATCAAATATTATCAAAAACCAAGTGATAAACCAGCGCGGGATTGGGAAGATGTACCAGATAAAATCAAAGAAACGTTTGAAAGAATCGGTATCCCAGAAGCAGAACGAGCTTACTTAGCCGGTGCTTCTGCCCAATATGAATCAGAAGTTGTTTATCACAATATGAAAGAAGAATTCACAAAATTAGGGATCGTTTTTACCGACACAGATTCTGCGTTAAAAGAATATCCTGAACTGTTTAAAGAATACTTCTCTAAATTGGTTCCGCCGACTGACAACAAATTGGCGGCACTAAATTCTGCTGTTTGGTCTGGCGGGACCTTCATCTATGTACCAAAAGGGGTCAAAGTTGATGTGCCGATGCAGACGTATTTCCGGATCAACGCGGAAAACACCGGACAATTCGAACGGACATTGATCATTGTAGACGAAGGTGCTAGCGTCCATTACGTGGAAGGCTGTACCGCGCCAACGTATTCCAGCAATAATCTTCATGCGGCGATCGTAGAGATCTTTACACGCAAGGACGCTTATTGCCGCTATACAACGATCCAAAACTGGTCGGACAATGTCTACAACTTGGTAACAAAACGGGCAAAAGCCTATGAAGGTGCTACAGTCGAATGGATCGACGGCAACCTTGGAGCTAAAACGACCATGAAATATCCAAGTGTCTATCTGGACGGAAAAGGTGCTCGCGGAACGATGCTTTCTATCGCATTTGCCGGAGCCAACCAAATCCAAGATACCGGTGCTAAAATGATCCACAACGCGCCAAACACTTCCAGCTCGATCGTTTCCAAATCGATTTCTAAAGACGGCGGCGAAGTAAACTACCGCGGTCAAGTCACTTTTGGCAAGAAAAGTACCGGATCGATCTCTCACATCGAGTGCGATACGATCATCATGGATGAATTATCAAAATCCGATACCATTCCATTCAACGAGATCCACAACAGCCAAGTTTCATTGGAGCACGAAGCGAAAGTTTCAAAAATCTCCGAAGAACAACTGTTTTATCTCATGAGCCGCGGTCTTTCTGAAGCCGAAGCTACTGAAATGATCGTTATGGGATTTGTTGAACCATTCACCAAAGAACTGCCGATGGAATATGCGGTAGAACTGAACCGATTGATCAGTTATGAGATGGAAGGGTCTGTTGGATAA